CTTGTCCCAGTCAACCAATCGCTGCACATCACGCAGCAGTGCCCAGGCGTGAGCGAGCAAATGATGGCTGAGCAGGATCGGCTGCGCGTGCTGCAAGTGCGTCCGCCCCGGCATGGCCACACCGTGGTGCGCCTTTGCCTGCTCCACCAAGGCATCAATGACGGAGAGCACTCCGGCAGCAATGATCCGGGCATGTTCGCGCAAGTACATGCGTCCCAGCGTCGCCACCTGATCGTTGCGTGAACGGCCGGCACGGAGCTTGCCGCCCAAGGCCGTACCTGCACGCTCAATCAAGCCGCGTTCCAGGGAGCCGTGCACGTCCTCATCGGATTCGGACGGGCCGTAGGCACCCGACTTAACATCAGCTTCGAGCTGGTCAAGTGCGGCCAGCATGCCCTCAAGCTCGCCAGCGTCCAGCAGCCCGGCCGTGTTCAAAACACGGGCGTGCGCCTTGGAACCGGCAATGTCATACAGTGCCAGGCGCCAGTCAAAGTGTGTGGACTTGCTCAGTGCCGCGAGGGCATCTGCGGGGCCGCCCTGAAAACGGCCACCCCACAGTGCGCCCTCGTTGGTCCCCGAACGCACCCCGACCTCGCTGCGCTCGGCCGGGGACCCCTGCGTCTGTGGGCCCTGATTGGAATCAGCCATGGTTACAGGCCCAGAACGCGCTGGTCGCGCTGGGAAGCAACCTTGGAGGACATGCCCCACAGCTCGATGAAGCCCTTGGCCTGTGACTGATCGAAGGTGTCACCGGTGTCGTAGGTGGCCAGATCGAAGTCGTACAAGGAGGTGTCTGAGCGGCGACCGTTCACAATGGCCTGGCCACCGTGCAGGGTCATGCGGATGTCACCGTTGACGTGCTGCTGGGTGTCTTCAATGAAGGCGTCCAGTGAGCGCTTCAGCGGGGAGAACCACTGGCCGTCGTAGACCAGCTCGGCCCAACGCTGGCTGATGGTGGCCTTGAAGCGGGCCTGCTCGCGCTCGATGGTGATGTCTTCGAGGTGCTTGTGGGCCGTCATCAGGGCCATGGCGCCGGGTGCTTCGTAGATTTCGCGGCTCTTGATGCCGACCAAGCGGTCTTCAACAACGTCGATGCGCCCAACACCCTGAGCGCCTGCGCGGCGGTTCAGTTCCTGGATTGCCTGCAGCGGGGAGACCTTGACGCCGTCAATGGCAACGGGGACACCCTGGCGGAAGGAGATGATGACTTCATCCGGTGCCGGCGGGAATTCCGGGGTGGCCGTGTAGTCGTAAATGTCCTTGGTGGGAGCGTTCCAGATGTCTTCGAGGTAACCGGTTTCTACGGCGCGGCCCCAGACGTTCTGGTCAATGGAGTACGGGTTCTTCTTGGTGGTTTCGATCGGCAGGCCCTTGGCCTCAGCGAAGGCGATGGCCTTGTCGCGGGTCAGTGCCAGGTCGCGGACCGGTGCAATGCACTTCAGGTCCGGGCCCAGAGTCTGGATGCCAACTTCGAAGCGAACCTGGTCGTTACCCTTGCCCGTGCAACCGTGAGCAACAGTGGTGGCGCCGAATTCGCGGGCAGCCTTCACGAGGTGCTTGACGATCACGGGGCGGGAGATGGCCGAAACCAACGGGTAGTGACCCTGGTAGAGGGCGTTGGCCTTCAGCGTGGGCATGGCGTATTCGTTGGCGAATTCGTCACGAGCATCGGCAACGTAAGCTTCGACGGCGCCACAGGCCAGGGCGCGCTGGCGGATGTCCTCGAGGGACTCGCCACCCTGTCCTACATCCACTGCCACAGCGATTACTTCAGCACCGGTTGCTTCACCGATCCAGCCGATGGCAACCGAGGTGTCAAGGCCGCCGGAGTAGGCCAATACAATGCGTTCAGTCACGTTCTTGTCTCCCTAAATTGATAACTTCTCAAAGTTTTTTCTTGCGTTACACCAAGCATAATGCATGATTATGCATTCTTGCTAAAAGATATTCATCGTGTCCAAAAAGTACGACGGCGGACACCTCACCTACCAGCTCAGGCTACGCCCCGGCACTGGATTCAGCAGCAAACTGCAAGAAGCGTTCAGCCACGTCCACCCCGCCATTGGCGTCCCGGCTGATGACCATGACAGTGTCATCCCCGGCAATAGTGCCCAGGATGGCGGGCATGACCGAATGGTCAATGGCCAAAGCCAAGAAGTTTGCCGCTCCGGGAGGTGTGCGGAGCACGGCGATGTTGGCCGAGCCTTCGGCCGTGACCAACAATTCCCCGCACAGGCGGATCAGACGGGTATCCAGCAGCTCTTGGGATGAGGCCGTGTGAACGCTGCGGTCCCCACCCTCTTTTGGCAGGGCGTAAATCAATCCGCCATCGTTGCCGCGCACTCGTACCGCCCGCAGTTCCACCAAGTCACGCGACAACGTCGCCTGGCCAACCACCAGTCCGTCGGCAGCCAGCAGCGTGGCCAGCTCCGCCTGGGAGCGAACAGCACGGCTGGTCAATAGGGCCGCGACCCTTGCCTGCCTGGCCGTCTTGGTGGCAGGCATTCCTGCCGGGATTAAGTGCTTACTCATGACTAAACGCCGGTTCCTGCGGCGTCGGCCAAGGCGGCGCTGATAACGGCATTCTCGGCAGCGCTCTGCTCCACCAGCCAGACCATGAGCGCCTTCTGGGCATGCAGGCGGTTCTCGGCTTCATCCCACACCACGGACTGCGGGCCGTCAATGACTGAGGCCGAAATCTCGTAGCCGCGGTAAGCAGGCAGACAGTGCAGCACAATCGCGTCGGGAGCGGCCTGGGCGAGGGCGGCGTCGTCGAGCGCGTACTCGGTGAAGAGCTCCATGCGCGCAGCCTTCTCATCTTCCTGCCCCATGGAAACCCAGGTGTCGGTGACCAGGACATCGGCGCCGGCAACAGCCTGCGCAACGTCAGTGGTGATGAGCACCGAACCGCCGGTCTGGGCGGCGCGCTCTTGTGCGGCACTCACGACGGCGTCAGCTGGCAGATACCCGGCAGGTCCGGTGATGCGCACGTGCATGCCGGCAGTGACCCCGGCCAGCAGGTAGGAGTTGGCCATGTTATTGGCGGAGTCCCCCATGTAGGTCATGGTCAGTCCGGCCAGCTCGCCCTTGTGTTCCTTGATGGTGAGCAAATCCGCGAGCAGCTGGCACGGGTGGTAGTCATCGGAGAGGGCGTTGATGACTGGCACCTTGGAATTGGCGGCCATTTCCTCCAGACCCGCCTGGGTGTACGTGCGCCACACGATGGTGGAGACCATGCGCTCCAGGACTTTGGCGGTGTCGGACACGGATTCTTTGTGGCCGATCTGCGCTTCTCCGGGATTGATGATCAGCGGGTTACCGCCCAAGGCAGCAACGCCAGCTGCGAAGGAGACGCGGGTTCGGGTGGAGGTCTTATCGAAAATGACCGCTACAGTTTGGGCGCCAGAGCCGTCACCGGCAAAGGTGCTCTTGGAGTAAGGCTGCTTCTTCAGCTGTACGGCAAGTTCCAGAACCTCGGCCTGCTCGTCGGGGCTCAGATCGGTATCTACCAGAAAGTGGCGGGTCATCAGGAGCTCTTTTCCTTGTTTGTTGCGGCGGCGCTTGTTGCGGCGGCGCTTGTTGCGGCGGCGCTTGTTGCGGCCGTGGCCGTTGCGATCAATGCGGGCAGGGCTGCCAGGAAGGACTGTGCCTGTGCGGCCGTCAAGTTCAGCGGCGGGGCAAGGCGGATGGTGTTGGGGCGCGGAGCATTGACAATGAAGCCTGCCTCCAACGCTGCACTGACAACGCCGGCAGCCACGGGCTCGGCCAAGTCAAAACCGATCAGCAGGCCGAAAGCGCGAACGTCCGTGACGCCGTCGATCTTGGCCAAGCCTTGGGCGAAGATCTCGCTGACGGCAAGCACGTTAGCCAGCACATCCGCAGACTCCAGAACGTGCAATGTTGCCAACGCAGCAGCCGTGGCCACCGGATTTCCACCAAAGGTAGTCCCGTGCTGGCCAGCACTGAGCAGCTGTGAGGGCTCTTCGCCGAAAGTGATGATGGCACCAATGGGGAAGCCGCCACCCAAGCCCTTGGCCAGGGTCATGGCGTCGGGGAGGACGCCCGCGGTAATTCCGGCGAACCAACTGCCTGTGCGGCCAATGCCTGTCTGTACTTCGTCCAGGATCAGCAGGGCGCCGTGTTCGCGTGTCAGTTCGCGGGCGGCCTGCAGATACTCCGGGGAGAGCGGGCGGACGCCGGCTTCGCCCTGAATGGGTTCGATGATCAGGGCGGCGACGCTGCCGTCCATGGCGTCGCGCAGGGCGGCAATGTCGTTGAACGCGATGTGGCGGACGCCGGCAGGCATGGGCTCGAACGGTTCACGGTATGCAGCCTTGGCCGTCATGGCCAGTGCCCCCATGGTCCGGCCGTGGAAAGCGCCCTCGAGGGCCAAAATGGTGGGGCGTTCCTTGCCGCCGTGGGAGCGGGCCAGCTTGAACGCCGCTTCATTGGCCTCGGTTCCGGAGTTGGCGAAGAACACCTTGGATCCCATGGGAGCCTGGCTCAGTTCGAGCAACTTTTCGGCCAACGCGATCTGTGTGGGGCTGGTGAAAAAGTTGGAGACATGGCCCAATGTTGAGAGTTGGCTGGCGATCACCGAGGTGACGAACGGGTGGGCGTGACCCAGTGCGTTCACGGCGATGCCGCCGAGCAGATCCAGGTATTCCTTGCCATCGGCGTCCCAGACCAGGGCGCCGGCGCCGCGGACCAGTACTCGCTGTGGGCTGCCGAACACGCCCATGAGGGAATCGCTGTAGCGGGCCAGCCATTGCGCGCTGGTTCCGGTCCCCGTCACGGCTGCGGCATTGGCCGAGCCCAGGGCCATCTTGTTTGTCTCGTTGTGCTGCTCACTCATCAGTCTTGGTCCTCGTCCGGGAAAATTTGTGTTCCGTTGCCTTCAAATGTCATCAATTCCAACAGCACCGAGTGAGCGCTGCGCCCATCCACCACGGCGGCTCGGGCTACCCCGCCGTCGACCGCAGCCAGGCAGGCACCCATTTTGGGGATCATGCCTGATTCCAGCTCGGGCAGCATGGCACGCAAGGCGCTGGCGCCGATCTCGCTCAGCAGCGAGGACTTGTCCGGCCAGTTCGCGTAGAGACCTTCGACGTCGGTCAAGATCACCAGGCGCGATGCCTCCAAGGCGACAGCCAGAGCGGCTGCGGCGGTGTCTGCGTTGACGTTCAATACTGTGGAGGCATCCCCCACCTCGGGTGCCACAGTGGAGATCACCGGGATGCGGCCGGCTTCAAGCAGGTCCAGGATGGCGCCGGGATTCACGCCAACTACCTCGCCAACAAGTCCCAGATCCACGGGCAGACCGTCCACAACGGTCCCGGTGCGCTCGGCCTGCAGCAGGGCACCATCCTCACCGGAAAGTCCCACGGCGTACGCCCCGTGTTCATTGATGAGGCCCACCAGCTCGCGGCCCACCTGACCGGTGAGCACCATGCGGACAACATCCATGGCCTCCGGAGTGGTAACGCGCAAGCCACCCTTGAACTCGCTCTTAATGTCCAGGCGCTTGAGCATGGCGTTGATTTGCGGCCCGCCGCCGTGCACCACTACGGGCTTGATCCCCACATGGTGCATGAACACGATGTCTTCGGCAAACGCTCGTCGCAGCTCGTCGTTGATCATGGCGTTGCCACCGTACTTGACCACCACCACAGTCCCGGCGAATTGCTGAATCCACGGCAACGCCTCAATGAGCGTGCTGGCTTTGTCCTGAGCGGTTTCCACCGAAGTCATCATGTTTCCCTTCAATCCTGTTTGTAGTCGTACATCCTGAAGCCACCGACAAGCGTGGTGAGGCGCCCCCAACTCTCGCAACTGGTTCGTGCGGGACGAACGGGAAAGACGACTGAGCCGGCGTTTCCGTAGGCCGCGTAAAGGAGACCGAGGCCGCCCGCGGCCGATTGGTCGGATAGCGGCCGAGGGAATGTCGGTCAGTCGCCGAAGCCAACCACGGCCCGGTGACGAACCAGTTACGAGGAGTAGGCGCTGTTTTCTTCGACGTATGCGTGAGTCAGATCGTTCGTCCAGATGGTGGCTTCGGCCGAACCGGCATTGAGATCGATCTCGACGGTGACTTCACGGGGAGAAAGGTCCACCAGGTCGCGGGAATCACCAATGCAGCCGTTGCGGCAGATCTGGATGCCGTTGATGCTGACGTTGATCTTGTCCGGATCAAAGACGGCGTCGGTGGTGCCAACAGCGGAGAGTACACGGCCCCAGTTGGGGTCGTTTCCGAAGATGGCAGCCTTGAAGAGGTTGGAGCGGGCTACCTCGCGGGAGACCACTTCGGCGTCACGTTCACTGTCTGCGTTCTTCGTGACAATGGCAATGTCATGGCTGGCGCCTTCGGCGTCGGCAATGAGCCCTCGTGCGAGCGTGGCGCAGACCTGTGTGAGGCCGGCGGTGAATTCGTCCATGTCCGGGATGACCTCGGAGGCTCCGGATGCCATGAGCAGCACGGTGTCATTAGTGGACATGCAACCGTCCGAATCGGCACGGTTGAAGGTGACACGGACGGCGTCGCGCAGGGCCGTGTCGAGCGCTTCGACGCCAACACCGGCGTCGGTGGTGATGACCACCAGCATGGTGGCCAGGCCGGGAGCCAGCATGCCGGCACCCTTGGCCATGCCGCCGATGGAGTAGCCCTGGCCTTCCTCGTTGACCGGTGAGCTCCAAAGCGATTCCTTGGGAACCGTGTCGGTGGTCATGATCGCAGTGGCCGCGGCAGCTCCGCCGTCGTCCGTCAAAGCAGCGGCAGCCGCCTCAACACCGGGAAGGATCTTATCCATGGGCAGCTGCTCGCCAATGAGGCCTGTGGAGCAGACGGCAATGTCTGTGGCGGAGAGCCCCAGCACCTCGGCCACTTTTTCGGCCGTAGCGTGCGTGTTCTGGAAACCTTCGGGGCCGGTGCAGGCATTCGCGCCGCCGGAGTTCAGGACTACAGCGTCCACGCGCCCGTCGCTGAGGACCTGGCGTGACCAATGGATCGGCGCCGCTGCCACACGGTTGGTGGTGAAGACTGCGGCGGCATTGAAGTCGGGGCCGTCATTGATCACCAAGGCCAGGTCTGGATTGCCTGATTTTTTCAGTCCAGCAGTGATGCCGGCGGCACGGAAGCCGAGTGCTTTGGTCACGCTCATGGTGCTACTCCTTGGAAGGAAAGGCCTGTGGTTTCAGGAAGGCCGAGGGCAATGTTCATTGACTGTACCGCTCCGCCGGCCGTTCCCTTGGTGAGATTGTCAATGACACAGCAAACAATCACCCGGTTGACGTGCGCGTCGTAGGCAATTTGGATGGCTGCATGGTTGGAGCCTTGGACCGATTTTGTGGTGGGCCACTGTCCTTCCGGCAACACATGCACAAAGGGTTCCTCAGCGTAGGCGTCTACCCAAATGTCACGCAATGCCGCGGCGGGATTCTCCATCGCGGCGAATTCGGCGGAGAGCTTGGCCGTGGCGGTCGTGAGGATGCCGCGGCTCATGGGCGCCAGGGTGGGGGTGAAGGAAACCTTGACGTCCAGCCCTGAGGCATTGGAGAGTCCCTGTTCAATTTCGGGAGTGTGACGGTGCCCGCCACCCACACCGTAGGGACTCATGGAGCCCATGACCTCGGAACCAATCAAGTTAACCTTTGCTGACTTGCCAGCCCCAGAGGTGCCTGAGGCCGCCACAATGACCACATCATCGGGCAGCAGTGCGCCGGCAGCGAACCCGGGCATAAGCGCCAACAAGGAGCTGGTGGGGTAGCAGCCGGGGACAGCGATGCGCTTGGAACCCTTGAGGTGTTCGCGGTGTCCGGGCAGTTCGGGCAGGCCGTAAGGCCAGGTGCCGGCGTGCTCGGAACCGTAGAACTTCTCCCACGCGGCGGCATCTTGGAGACGGTGGTCGGCACCGGCGTCGATCACCAGCGTGTCAGCCGGAAGCGCAGCGGCAATGGCGGCCGAAGCCCCGTGCGGAAGTGCCAGGAACACGACGTCGTGCCCGGAAAGATTTTCCACCGTGGTATCAACCAGGACCCGGTCGGCAAAAGCGTGCAGGTGCGGGGCGAGTGTGCCCAACCGCTCGCCTGCGTTGCTGTGGGCGGTGATGGCCCCAACGCTGACATTGGGGTGGCCGGCCAGAAGGCGCAGCACCTCTCCCCCGGCATATCCGCTGGCGCCTGAGACTGCTACTGAAATTGTCATAAGTCGACTATACAGCAGAATTATTCAGTGGTGCCGATATTTATGCACAGTTTATTGGAATTCTGCTTGGGGATAAGTCCTATGATGATCTTGTTAGGGCTTGGCCCCTATTTTTACACGAGCCAGTGATTTGGAGTTCACCATGACCGAGCAGTGCACGGCAATTGTAGCGACCACCCCCGGCGGTCCAGAGGTACTACAGGCAACCCAGGTCCCCATGCCCGTTCCTGGCCCCGGCGAATTGCTGGTCAAGATTGCGGCCGTTGGCGTGAACTTCATTGAGAGTTACCAGCGCGCTGGCATCTACTCCGTACCGTTCCCCTTCACGCCAGGATCCGAGGCTGCTGGCACAGTGGTTGCCGTGGGCCCCGGCGTGACCTCCTTCGATGCTGGTGACCGGGTTGCCACGGCCGAAGCCGAAGCTTGCTACGCCGAATACGCCATTTTTCCGGCCGAGAAGGCTCTGCCGGTGCCCTCCAGCGTCCCGATGGATGTTGCCGCCGCACTCCCCCTGCAGGGCATGACAGCACATTACTTAATGAACTCCACTTACCACGTTGAGCCGGGCGAAACCGTGCTGCTGCACGCCGGTGCTGGCGGCGTGGGTCTGCTGCTGACCCAGCTGCTCAAGGATCGTGGAGCGCGCGTCTTCACCACGGTGTCCACGGATGAGAAGGAAGAGCTCTCCCGGGCGGCCGGCGCCGATGAGGTGTTGCGCTACGAAGGCTTCGCAGAAGCCGTGCGGGAACTCACCGATGGCGAGGGCGTGGATGTCGTGTTCGACGGCGTTGGGAAGGACACCTTCGACGGCTCCCTGGCATCGCTGCGCACCCGAGGCACACTCGTCTTGTTCGGCGGAGCGTCAGGTCAGGTGCCGCCCTTTGATCTGCAACGCCTCAACGCTGGCGGATCACTGACAGTGGTCCGACCCAAACTGGCCGATTACCTCCTCAACGCCAAGGAACGGCTGTGGCGCTCCACCGAAGTGTTTAACGCGGCCGGATCAGGTGCTTTGACGGCACGGATCGGTGCACGGTTCCCGCTCGCCGAGGCAGGTGCCGCCCACAAGGCTCTGCAGGGGCGGGTTACCACCGGCAAGGTCATCTTGGAGCCCTAGATCAGGCGTGGCGATACTTCCTTTTTGGCCGTCAACTCTGCCCATCCCAAGCAACCAGCGAAAGTGATCCCGGACTCAGTGAGCGATAACAACGAAATGTATTGCCTGTCATTCACCTTCCGTTCACCTTGGTGGGGCACTGTAAGGCCGTGAACCCTGCCTCATCGAATTTCCCCGAATCTCAAGCCGTCGATTCCAGCGAACAATTGCCGGTTGCTACCTTTAGCGCCCAAATGCCGGGCAGCTCTCTGGCCCCGGCTCCGCGGACCCTGTGGGATATTCTGCAGGCCAGTGCGGAGTTGAACCCGGATGCCACTGCGCTCGATGACGGCATCAAGGCGCTGAGCTACGAAGATCTCCTGAGGGCGGTTCGCGCCAGGGCTACGGAACTGACGCAGGCCGGGCTCGGCGCCGGCGATAAAATCGGGGTGCGGATTCCTTCCGGAACCTCCTCGCTTTACCTATCCATCTTGGCCATCATCGCCATCGGTGCCGCATATGTACCCGTTGATGCCGATGATCCAGAGGAGCGGGCCGCTCTGGTCTTTGGCGAGGCCCAGGTGGCAGCCGTGCTCGGTGACCCGCTCACCGGCAAGGCCTTGACACTGACCGGCGACCGCCCAACCCCCTTCCCCGCTCCCAGGGAACCATTGCCGGAAGACGATGCGTGGATCATTTTCACCTCCGGCTCCACGGGCACGCCCAAGGGCGTGGCTGTCAGTAATCGTTCAGCGGCAGCTTTTGTCGATGCCGAAGCCAGCATCTTCTTACAGGACGAACCGCTGGGCCCCGATGACCGGGTGTTGGCTGGTTTGTCCGTGGCTTTCGATGCCTCCTGTGAAGAAATGTGGTTGGCGTGGCGTTACGGAGCGGCTCTGGTTCCCGCCCTCGATCCCTGGTCCGATCGGGCATGGATTTGGGCCCATGGCTGATTTCCCACGGCATTACAGTGGTATCCACCGTGCCCACGCTGGCAGCGCTCTGGCCCGCCGAGGCCTTGGAATCCGTACGCCTACTCATCTTTGGCGGCGAAGCCTGCCCGCCGGAGCTAGCCACCCGATTGGCCGTCCGTGGCCGTGAAGTGTGGAACACCTACGGCCCCACCGAGGCCACCGTAGTGGCCTGCGCCGCTCCCTTGGGCGTTCCGGGCCCGGTGCGGATTGGGCTGCCCCTGAACGGCTGGGATCTGGCAGTGGTGGACGCCGCCGGAACCCCCGTGGCTGAGGGCGAAGTGGGCGAGCTCATCATTGCCGGCGTGGGCCTGGCCCGCTACCTGGACCCTGCCAAGGATGCCGAAAAGTACGCGCCGATGCCCGCCTTCGGCTGGGAGCGGGCCTACCGGTCCGGTGACCTGGTGCGCTTGGAAAGCGCGGGGTTGATCTTCATGGGCCGCGCCGATGACCAGGTGAAGCTGGGTGGGCGGCGCATTGAACTCGGTGAGATCGACGCCGCGTTGCAGGGCCTGCCGGAAATTTCCGGAGCTGCCGCCGCCGTTCAGGAGACGGCTGGTGGCTCACAATTGCTGGTCGGCTATCTGGTGGCGGCTCCTGACACCTCCCCGGATCCGGCCGCATTGCGCAAGCTGCTCGCCGATTCCCTCCCGGCAGCGCTGATTCCGCTGCTCACCTTTACCGATTCCCTGCCCACCAAAATTAGCGGCAAGGTGGACCGCAAGGCTTTGCCCTGGCCGCTGGAACAAGAAGCTGACGACGGCGCCTCCCTCACCGAAACTTTGGGGCCGGAAGCGCAGTGGGTACTGGATCAGTGGCAATCGGTCTTGGGCGGTGTGCCCGGCTCTCTTGATACAGACTTCTTTGCCAGCGGCGGTGGTTCTCTGGCCGCAGCCCAGTTGGTTTCGGCTTTGCGCCAGCGCTATCCGCGCATCACCGTCGCCGACGTCTATTCGCATCCTCGGATCGGTGCGTTGCTGGAGTTGGCTTTGGGTTCCGTCCCAGCTGGCGGCGCAGTTGAGACCGTCCACCGCTCGGTGGGGCGGACGCAACGAAAGTCCCAAATTTTCCAGACCGTGATGGGCATGCCGTTGCACATCTTGGTGGGCATGCGCTGGCTCACGTATTTGATGGCGCTGAACAATGTTGCCGCATGGCAGGGTTGGCTGCCGGGCGCCCCCACCGTTTCCTGGTGGTGGGTTGGTGCTGCATGGGTAGCCTTTGTCTCGCCGTGGGGACGCATGGGCATCTCCGTTGTGGCCGCCAGAGTGTTGCTCCGCGGCGTCCAGCCCGGAAGCTACCCACGCTCCGGCAGGGTCCATCTGCGGTTGTGGCTGGCCGAGCAATTTGCTGACATGGTTGGCGCCGTCAGTTTGGCCAGCGCCCCATGGGTGCCTTATTACGCACGGGCGCTGGGTGCAAAAATTGGCAAAAACGTTGACCTGCACTCGGTTCCCCCGGTCACCGGATTACTCCGACTTGCCGAAGGCTGCTCCATTGAGCCTGAAGTTGACCTGTCCGGTTGGTGGATCGATGGCGACTATGTCCATATTGGCGAGATTTCCGTGGGCGCCGGCGCCGTGGTGGGATCCCGCAGCACCTTGATGCCGGGAGCTCGCATTGGTGCCGGTGCACATGTTGAGCCCGGTTCGGCTGTGCGCGGCAAGGTTAAGCCGGGCGTGAAAGTGTCCGGCTCCCCTGCCGAGCGGACAGGCAAGGCCAAACACTCCTGGCCGGATCTGCGCACACCCACATCCAGAATGATCGGCATCCTCTTCCCCGCTGCCTCGGCGGCCTTGTCCATGCTGCCCTTTGCTGCAGCGGCCGCGGCAGTCGCCGTCGTGCTTGGCGCCATCGCCGGACAGCAATCACTCTCGGAGGCGGTTCCAACTCTTCTGTGGGCCGTGCCGCTGGCCGCGATGCTCTGGTTCCTGAGCTTGCTGGTGCTGATTTTGCTCACCGTGCGGTTGTTGGGTCTGGGCCTGCGCGAAGGACACTACCCGGTCCGCAGTCGGATCGGCTGGCAAGTATGGGCCACCGAGCGTGTCCTGGACATGGCGCGCGATTTGTTGTTCCCCATTTATTCGAGCCTGTTCACTCCCGTGTGGCTCCGGCTGTTGGGGGCCAAGGTGGGCAAGAACGTTGAGGCGTCCACAGTGCTGCTGCTGCCTAAGATGACCACCATTGGTGCCGGCGCATTCCTGGCGGACGACACCATGATTGCTTCCTATGAACTGGGCGGCGGCTACATCCATATTGCCCCGGCTAAAGTGGGCAAGCGCTCCTTCCTGGGCAACTCCGGTATGGCGGCAGCAGGCCGCACCTTGCCCCGCAACTCGCTGGTGGCCGTGCTTTCGGCGGCGCCGTCCAAGGCCAAGGCCGGAACCTCGTGGCTGGGCAGCCCGCCGGTCCGCCTGCGCCGCACCAATCTGGAGACGGATAAGTCCCTGACGTTCAATCCGCCGTTGCGGCTCAAAATTGCCCGCGCCCTGTGGGAATGCTGCCGGATTGTGCCAATGATTCTCTCGGTGGGCATCGCAGCTGCAGTCCTTGTGGCCCTCGACGCGCTCGCTCAGGCCAGCAGCTACTGGGTGCCCGCCCTTGTCAGTGGCATTGTGCTGATGGTGGCCGGAGCAGTCGCAGCAGGCAGCTCCGTGGCCGCGAAATGGCTCTTGGTGGGCCGCATCAAAGCCGGCGAACACCCGTTATGGAGCTCGTTCATCTGGCGCAACGAAGTGGTGGATACGTTTATTGAGATGGTCAGCGCACCGTGGTTT
The Arthrobacter alpinus genome window above contains:
- a CDS encoding arginine repressor, which translates into the protein MSKHLIPAGMPATKTARQARVAALLTSRAVRSQAELATLLAADGLVVGQATLSRDLVELRAVRVRGNDGGLIYALPKEGGDRSVHTASSQELLDTRLIRLCGELLVTAEGSANIAVLRTPPGAANFLALAIDHSVMPAILGTIAGDDTVMVISRDANGGVDVAERFLQFAAESSAGA
- a CDS encoding argininosuccinate synthase codes for the protein MTERIVLAYSGGLDTSVAIGWIGEATGAEVIAVAVDVGQGGESLEDIRQRALACGAVEAYVADARDEFANEYAMPTLKANALYQGHYPLVSAISRPVIVKHLVKAAREFGATTVAHGCTGKGNDQVRFEVGIQTLGPDLKCIAPVRDLALTRDKAIAFAEAKGLPIETTKKNPYSIDQNVWGRAVETGYLEDIWNAPTKDIYDYTATPEFPPAPDEVIISFRQGVPVAIDGVKVSPLQAIQELNRRAGAQGVGRIDVVEDRLVGIKSREIYEAPGAMALMTAHKHLEDITIEREQARFKATISQRWAELVYDGQWFSPLKRSLDAFIEDTQQHVNGDIRMTLHGGQAIVNGRRSDTSLYDFDLATYDTGDTFDQSQAKGFIELWGMSSKVASQRDQRVLGL
- the argC gene encoding N-acetyl-gamma-glutamyl-phosphate reductase; translation: MTISVAVSGASGYAGGEVLRLLAGHPNVSVGAITAHSNAGERLGTLAPHLHAFADRVLVDTTVENLSGHDVVFLALPHGASAAIAAALPADTLVIDAGADHRLQDAAAWEKFYGSEHAGTWPYGLPELPGHREHLKGSKRIAVPGCYPTSSLLALMPGFAAGALLPDDVVIVAASGTSGAGKSAKVNLIGSEVMGSMSPYGVGGGHRHTPEIEQGLSNASGLDVKVSFTPTLAPMSRGILTTATAKLSAEFAAMENPAAALRDIWVDAYAEEPFVHVLPEGQWPTTKSVQGSNHAAIQIAYDAHVNRVIVCCVIDNLTKGTAGGAVQSMNIALGLPETTGLSFQGVAP
- the argJ gene encoding bifunctional glutamate N-acetyltransferase/amino-acid acetyltransferase ArgJ yields the protein MSVTKALGFRAAGITAGLKKSGNPDLALVINDGPDFNAAAVFTTNRVAAAPIHWSRQVLSDGRVDAVVLNSGGANACTGPEGFQNTHATAEKVAEVLGLSATDIAVCSTGLIGEQLPMDKILPGVEAAAAALTDDGGAAAATAIMTTDTVPKESLWSSPVNEEGQGYSIGGMAKGAGMLAPGLATMLVVITTDAGVGVEALDTALRDAVRVTFNRADSDGCMSTNDTVLLMASGASEVIPDMDEFTAGLTQVCATLARGLIADAEGASHDIAIVTKNADSERDAEVVSREVARSNLFKAAIFGNDPNWGRVLSAVGTTDAVFDPDKINVSINGIQICRNGCIGDSRDLVDLSPREVTVEIDLNAGSAEATIWTNDLTHAYVEENSAYSS
- the argF gene encoding ornithine carbamoyltransferase; protein product: MTRHFLVDTDLSPDEQAEVLELAVQLKKQPYSKSTFAGDGSGAQTVAVIFDKTSTRTRVSFAAGVAALGGNPLIINPGEAQIGHKESVSDTAKVLERMVSTIVWRTYTQAGLEEMAANSKVPVINALSDDYHPCQLLADLLTIKEHKGELAGLTMTYMGDSANNMANSYLLAGVTAGMHVRITGPAGYLPADAVVSAAQERAAQTGGSVLITTDVAQAVAGADVLVTDTWVSMGQEDEKAARMELFTEYALDDAALAQAAPDAIVLHCLPAYRGYEISASVIDGPQSVVWDEAENRLHAQKALMVWLVEQSAAENAVISAALADAAGTGV
- the argB gene encoding acetylglutamate kinase; protein product: MTSVETAQDKASTLIEALPWIQQFAGTVVVVKYGGNAMINDELRRAFAEDIVFMHHVGIKPVVVHGGGPQINAMLKRLDIKSEFKGGLRVTTPEAMDVVRMVLTGQVGRELVGLINEHGAYAVGLSGEDGALLQAERTGTVVDGLPVDLGLVGEVVGVNPGAILDLLEAGRIPVISTVAPEVGDASTVLNVNADTAAAALAVALEASRLVILTDVEGLYANWPDKSSLLSEIGASALRAMLPELESGMIPKMGACLAAVDGGVARAAVVDGRSAHSVLLELMTFEGNGTQIFPDEDQD
- a CDS encoding acetylornithine transaminase, whose product is MALGSANAAAVTGTGTSAQWLARYSDSLMGVFGSPQRVLVRGAGALVWDADGKEYLDLLGGIAVNALGHAHPFVTSVIASQLSTLGHVSNFFTSPTQIALAEKLLELSQAPMGSKVFFANSGTEANEAAFKLARSHGGKERPTILALEGAFHGRTMGALAMTAKAAYREPFEPMPAGVRHIAFNDIAALRDAMDGSVAALIIEPIQGEAGVRPLSPEYLQAARELTREHGALLILDEVQTGIGRTGSWFAGITAGVLPDAMTLAKGLGGGFPIGAIITFGEEPSQLLSAGQHGTTFGGNPVATAAALATLHVLESADVLANVLAVSEIFAQGLAKIDGVTDVRAFGLLIGFDLAEPVAAGVVSAALEAGFIVNAPRPNTIRLAPPLNLTAAQAQSFLAALPALIATATAATSAAATSAAATSAAATNKEKSS